The DNA sequence GTTGAACTCCTCATACCACCTCCTGCCCAGCTACTCTCAAAGACATTGAGAAATCAACAACACTTGAAGCGACTAAAACAACTTCACCTGCGTACATCGATGCAGCTGCCCACTTCACCGCATGTTCAAATGCCTCGTCTGTCTCGCGTTCTGATTGGAGTTCATTCTTGGTGAGAACATCCTTTGTGAAGGAAGGTACGGTTGTCCCAGCGGCCTACAATTCTTTTTCGTCTTATTCAAGCCGATGGCCGAATGAAATTTACATACAATCTCGTCCTTCACATATTGGAATGGCTTTGCGACAAGCTCGGCGACGAGTGATCTTCCTGTCTCTCCGACGGTGCGAAATCGTGTGAAGGGAAACCAGCGAGGGACGTGTTTTACTAGGTTTCACGACGGTTACAGTAAGTCTCCTGCACCGTGAAAATAGTTCACCACATACAAGCGGGAATGAGGTCAACTAAAAAGGCTCCAGGAATGACGGCTTTGCTGATCATATCCATGGCCGCTTCAGCACGAACGATATACTGCGTGTGGCATGATTATGATTTGGACAGCTCTACGAGTTTATGGGGAAGGATTTGGAACTTACTGGGTCTTGTGCGGAGTCCACAGAGATCCCATACATTGTTGACATAATAACTCGCCCAGCGGCCCTAGTCAATAACATAACATATGTTTTTATGGCTCTTTCTCGATTATAATCGTAAGACTTACAGCCTTGCATGATTAATGAAGTCTGCTGGGGATTCGGCCAAAGATCGGTTGAGGATGGCAGCTATAGTCATCAAGGTGCCCTCGTATTCTCGAAGGGCCTCTGGACTAAGTGCGACGCGCGCGAGTTTACGGTGAAGTCTCCACCTTTTACCGAAAGGTGCGAAAGCGGTACTCTGTAAGCCAATGTGAATCAGGGCGTAAGACACGCAGAGCAGGAGGAGGCTAACGTTGATAAGATCCATGAGTTCGCAAGCCACGACAAAGTACGGCCGACTACAATACAGGTTCCCCTTCTTCACAAGCAAATCTAGCATGGCTTTGTGACTGTTCAATACGAGGATCGAATTCCCGAGACCATGGAAGTACGATAGCTCGCCTGTTCAAATTTCGGCTTGCCATTCAGGCAACCCTCAATAGACCTGAACTCACCGTAGGCTCCTTGCATATCCCGGAAAGCGATCCATGGGTGCTTCAACGGTATAGAGAGTAGGTTGCCTAAACCGACATAACTTGGCGATCCTAATATTCATCGAGGAACTCACTGACCAACGACAGGAAGACCCCTTGGCCCGGGAGGGAAGCGACTTTCAGGAGTACGtttcttgaagaagaaaagacagAGCCCAGCTAAACAAGCTAAGCCAGTGAGAAAGATAGGAAGAGGCATTGAGAAGAGTAGAATCGtaagaatgaataatgagaCTTACTTACTTACCCTCCTACATATCAAGATGACTTTCTAACCGCAGGTACTAACGCCACTCCATGTTCCTGAGCTGAGAACGGGTATATTGGAAGATGAACAACGATGAACCAGTTCGGTCACCGAATCGTGTATGGGGTTTTTGGACAGATGCCCCTGGTGAATTTCACTCTACTGTGGTGCTAAATAGCCTATGTGTACAGAAACCTACTTCAGGCATGTACGTCGCTGGGTGCGTCGGTTGATGAGATGGAACAGGAACAGAGACGGAAGGGATTCACTGATGCACCCGTGAGAATCGGTGGGTATGACCCATGGCCGGTTTCTTCACGACGTCCCGGCATTTCATTCAGTGCGTAATTGTTTCTCACGTTAACTGCGTCTGAACAGACTTTCAGTGCTTTGACTCTCGCGCTGTCAAATTTCAATTACTTCCCCGATGTTCCTGTATTGTTTTCCTGCAACGGCGACAACGGGGGTAGCAGAAAGTTGAAACAAACCTCAAAATTGTTGACATCCCATTTGCATCCCATTTCCTTCAGTGGGTattggtttcccaggctaaCTGCTTCTGAATAGATCTTTGTATTGGTTCAATGGACTCTCGGGCTGTCCAACTTTCGATTACTTACCTGATTTTCCTGCTGTCGTCCTGCGGGGAATCGTTAATTAGATGTACTCAATCCCCCTGGATCCGAATCTCCGAGCTCACTCAGAACAGATGCAAATTTCTCTTCGCTCTGTGAAGCTTGTTGCTTCTGCTACCGGCTCTCTCGTCCTGCGTTATTACTCTCTCGCTCGTTATCTCTGGATATCGGAATCCCTTCAAGAGAATACCGATATAGTCCAAGACCACAAGTCATCCATTGTGGCCACCATACATTCGTTCCTTGAACACATATCCTATGCTACACCAACAGTAGCTTGCTCGCGCCGGCGGCAACTGGTCTCTGCACTAGACAGCACTCTTCTCTCTTGCGGAGTCTCAACAAGGGGGGTTCCCTCCTTCCGGTATCATGAACGCGTGTGCGAGCATGCCGCAGCCATGTCAGAAGTACATCTCAATCATTATCATCAATTTGAATACGTCCTCACTGACCTATCACTCTGCCCAGCTTAGTTTTCATGACCATGATTTTGAGACCCAGGTACAGATAGCCAAATTTACCTGGTAAGCCTTGCTTCTCAGACCCCTTCGACAATTCTAATGCTTCAGCATTAGGTTCATGATCTATATAGACGACCTCTCGTCTCGAATGCCTTCTGCCCTGGAAGACTTCCAGTCCAAGCTTTTTAGCCGTGAGCTACCAAACGATCCGGTTCTTCAGCTACTCACGGAACATCTCTCTGACATGTATCGCTTTTGGGACCCTCTTCCCGCGAATTGCATCACTGGTGCAACGCTCGAATTCGTCACGGGATGTGCCTTGGAGATCAACGCCGAGATCCAGAGAATCGAGCCTAGTTCATCACCATCTTCATGGCCGTATTATCTGCGCGCAAAGACAGGCGTAGCACCCGCTTATGCATTCATGATCTTCAAAACGATATCCGGGAGCATGTCGCGCTACATGCAAGTTATCGCAGATATATGCCTTTTCATCGATTTGACCAATGATGTATTGTCGTAAGTGTGTCGCGTACGAAACAGGCAAACCGCTGATTGAATCACTTCTAGGTTTTACAAGGAGGAACTGGCCGGAGAAACCGTCAATTATATTCACAATCGGGCTGCGGTTGTTGGAAAACTACCTATAGACGTTGTATCCGAGGTTGCATCTGAGGCATTGGCTGCGTATGACCGGGTAACAGCGGCTCTCCAGCCCACCTTCCAATCCGACGATGCTATTCGCGCATGGAAAACTTTCGTAAATGGATACGTGTAAGTTTGCAAAGCAAGTTCTACTCTTTTCTGGCAATCTAAATGTTTTTTAAAGAGCCTTTCATATGACCCAAGATCGATACCAACTGAAAGAGCTTTTCTAATGGTTGGAGAGCCGCGTCGACTCACGTTATTTA is a window from the Marasmius oreades isolate 03SP1 chromosome 6, whole genome shotgun sequence genome containing:
- a CDS encoding uncharacterized protein (antiSMASH:Cluster_6.1), with translation MQGAYGELSYFHGLGNSILVLNSHKAMLDLLVKKGNLYCSRPYFVVACELMDLINSTAFAPFGKRWRLHRKLARVALSPEALREYEGTLMTIAAILNRSLAESPADFINHARLAAGRVIMSTMYGISVDSAQDPYIVRAEAAMDMISKAVIPGAFLVDLIPALKHVPRWFPFTRFRTVGETGRSLVAELVAKPFQYVKDEIAAGTTVPSFTKDVLTKNELQSERETDEAFEHAVKWAAASMYAAGQEVISSSILNMIMALALNPQILRRAQVEIDLVVGRQRDPTLGDQDSLPYIHAIVKETLRWHPPLPMDIARASTADDVYLGYFIPKDTIVIPNIWSLSRAPDPDYPPEEFHPERFLGGRAHEPLPPSEYCFGFGRRICPGRGLAENAIFLMTASIVAAFDIEPAIDAVGQKIPIQVQYSSGLVSLPEDFQCSIKLRTSPLTSQ
- a CDS encoding uncharacterized protein (antiSMASH:Cluster_6.1); translation: MLDLLVKKGNLYCSRPYFVVACELMDLINSTAFAPFGKRWRLHRKLARVALSPEALREYEGTLMTIAAILNRSLAESPADFINHARLAAGRVIMSTMYGISVDSAQDPYIVRAEAAMDMISKAVIPGAFLVDLIPALKHVPRWFPFTRFRTVGETGRSLVAELVAKPFQYVKDEIAAGTTVPSFTKDVLTKNELQSERETDEAFEHAVKWAAASMYAAGQEVISSSILNMIMALALNPQILRRAQVEIDLVVGRQRDPTLGDQDSLPYIHAIVKETLRWHPPLPMDIARASTADDVYLGYFIPKDTIVIPNIWSLSRAPDPDYPPEEFHPERFLGGRAHEPLPPSEYCFGFGRRICPGRGLAENAIFLMTASIVAAFDIEPAIDAVGQKIPIQVQYSSGLVSLPEDFQCSIKLRTSPLTSQ
- a CDS encoding uncharacterized protein (antiSMASH:Cluster_6.1), producing MYSIPLDPNLRAHSEQMQISLRSVKLVASATGSLVLRYYSLARYLWISESLQENTDIVQDHKSSIVATIHSFLEHISYATPTVACSRRRQLVSALDSTLLSCGVSTRGVPSFRYHERVCEHAAAMSELSFHDHDFETQVQIAKFTWFMIYIDDLSSRMPSALEDFQSKLFSRELPNDPVLQLLTEHLSDMYRFWDPLPANCITGATLEFVTGCALEINAEIQRIEPSSSPSSWPYYLRAKTGVAPAYAFMIFKTISGSMSRYMQVIADICLFIDLTNDVLSFYKEELAGETVNYIHNRAAVVGKLPIDVVSEVASEALAAYDRVTAALQPTFQSDDAIRAWKTFVNGYVAFHMTQDRYQLKELF